A stretch of the Candidatus Rokuibacteriota bacterium genome encodes the following:
- the rpsI gene encoding 30S ribosomal protein S9 yields MADLTKYYGTGRRKTSVARVWLKPGQGAVMVNRRPFEEYFPRETLRMVICQPLQLTNTLDQFDVSVNVGGGGIAGQAGAVRHGIARALVSFDDKLRQPLKRAGLLTRDPRMRERKKYGQPGARKQFQYSKR; encoded by the coding sequence ATGGCTGACTTGACGAAGTACTACGGCACGGGCCGGCGGAAGACGTCGGTGGCCCGGGTGTGGCTCAAGCCCGGGCAGGGGGCCGTCATGGTGAACCGCCGGCCGTTCGAGGAGTATTTCCCCCGGGAGACGCTCCGGATGGTCATCTGCCAGCCCCTCCAGCTCACTAACACGCTCGACCAGTTCGACGTGTCTGTCAACGTGGGCGGTGGCGGGATCGCCGGCCAGGCGGGCGCGGTCCGTCATGGGATCGCCCGGGCGCTGGTGTCGTTCGACGACAAGCTGCGCCAGCCGCTCAAGCGCGCGGGGCTCCTGACGCGGGATCCGCGGATGCGGGAGCGGAAGAAGTATGGCCAGCCGGGCGCGCGAAAGCAGTTCCAGTACTCGAAGCGGTAG
- a CDS encoding cob(I)yrinic acid a,c-diamide adenosyltransferase — protein MVKIYTKKGDDGQTSLFGGQRVSKSDPRPEAYGTLDEACSVLGVARAAAQDEEFRAVIHSIQEDLFLLSAELATAPEDRDRLGVSQITPEHTARLEALIDQRLSKIELPRAFIIPGSSSYIPALLDWARAVIRRGERRVVELREARLLDNVEVLKYVNRLADLLFVLARYQEAVEGKGAVQWKGRRVTER, from the coding sequence ATGGTCAAGATTTACACCAAGAAGGGCGACGACGGGCAGACCAGCCTTTTCGGGGGACAGCGGGTCTCGAAGTCGGATCCGCGACCGGAGGCCTACGGGACGCTGGACGAGGCGTGCTCGGTCCTGGGCGTGGCGCGCGCCGCAGCCCAGGACGAAGAGTTCCGCGCGGTCATCCACAGCATCCAGGAGGACCTGTTCCTCCTCTCCGCTGAGCTCGCCACCGCGCCGGAGGATCGGGACCGGCTGGGCGTCAGCCAGATCACGCCCGAGCACACCGCCCGGCTCGAGGCGCTCATCGACCAGCGCCTGAGCAAGATCGAACTCCCCCGGGCCTTCATCATCCCCGGCTCCTCGTCCTACATCCCCGCGCTGCTCGACTGGGCCCGGGCCGTGATCCGCCGGGGGGAGCGCCGCGTCGTCGAGCTGCGGGAGGCGCGCCTCCTCGACAACGTCGAGGTCCTGAAGTACGTGAATCGCCTGGCTGACCTCCTCTTCGTCCTGGCGCGATACCAGGAGGCGGTCGAAGGCAAGGGCGCCGTGCAGTGGAAGGGGCGCCGCGTGACGGAGCGTTAG
- the rplM gene encoding 50S ribosomal protein L13: MPTAQPKANAIVRKWYLVDAEGKVLGRLATQVARVLRGKHKPYYAPHLDVGDHVVVVNAEKVHLTGRKLSDKIYRWHTGYIGHLREVTAAKMLRSHPERVIEWAVQGMLPKNRLGRAMAKKLMVYRGSAHPHAAQKPEPLPLSTR, from the coding sequence ATGCCGACTGCGCAGCCGAAGGCGAACGCGATCGTGCGGAAGTGGTACCTGGTGGACGCCGAGGGCAAGGTTCTCGGCCGGCTGGCGACCCAGGTGGCCAGAGTTCTTCGGGGGAAGCACAAGCCGTACTACGCCCCCCACCTGGACGTGGGCGATCACGTGGTCGTGGTGAACGCCGAGAAAGTGCACCTCACCGGCCGGAAGCTCAGCGATAAGATCTACCGCTGGCATACGGGCTACATCGGCCACCTCCGTGAGGTCACCGCCGCGAAGATGTTGCGGTCGCACCCCGAGCGCGTCATCGAGTGGGCGGTGCAGGGGATGCTGCCCAAGAACCGCCTGGGCCGCGCCATGGCGAAGAAGCTCATGGTCTACCGGGGGTCGGCGCACCCGCATGCGGCGCAGAAGCCGGAACCGTTACCGCTGTCCACCCGGTAG
- a CDS encoding NAD-dependent malic enzyme — MAVAPSASYSLTVRVEIRNRPGMLGHVTSAIGEAGGDIGAVDLVETSRERVVRDITIKARDSVHGQSIVERIRRLPGVRVVNISDRTFLLHLGGKIEIRNKVPIKTRDDLSMAYTPGVARVCLAINEDRERAFALTMKRNSVAVVTDGTAVLGLGDIGPEAALPVMEGKALLFKEFGGVDAFPVCLGTKDPDKIVETVKLIAPGFGGINLEDISAPRCFEIEERLRKELEVPVFHDDQHGTAVVVLAALMNAARIVRKELRRLRVVVTGVGAAGTATIKLLLSVGIRQIVGVDEHGTLFRGRTVGMDFMKRWVAQATNPRNLKGRLGDAVEGADVFIGLSVPGVLTVRDVKKMARDPIVFAMANPVPEIQPEEAGRHVAVMATGRSDYPNQINNVLCFPGFFRGLLDCRARTVNDEMKIAAARALAGCVRPSERSPEYIIPSVFNKAVAPAIALEVTRAAERTGVARRVRRFEVPSRF, encoded by the coding sequence GTGGCCGTCGCGCCCTCTGCGAGCTACAGCCTCACGGTCCGCGTGGAGATCCGCAACCGCCCCGGCATGCTTGGCCACGTCACGTCGGCCATCGGCGAAGCCGGCGGCGACATTGGCGCCGTGGACCTAGTGGAGACGAGCCGGGAACGGGTGGTCCGGGACATCACGATCAAGGCCCGCGACAGCGTCCACGGCCAGTCCATCGTCGAGCGGATCCGGCGGCTCCCCGGCGTTCGGGTCGTCAACATCTCGGACCGGACGTTTCTGCTCCACCTGGGCGGCAAGATTGAGATCCGCAACAAGGTGCCCATCAAGACCCGTGACGATCTGTCGATGGCGTACACGCCCGGCGTGGCCCGGGTCTGCCTGGCCATCAACGAGGACCGCGAGCGGGCCTTCGCGCTGACCATGAAACGCAACTCCGTGGCGGTCGTCACCGACGGGACGGCTGTCCTCGGGCTGGGCGACATCGGCCCCGAAGCGGCGCTCCCCGTGATGGAAGGCAAGGCGCTCCTCTTCAAGGAGTTCGGGGGCGTGGACGCCTTTCCCGTGTGCCTGGGCACGAAGGATCCCGACAAGATCGTGGAGACCGTGAAGCTGATCGCTCCCGGCTTCGGCGGAATCAACCTCGAGGACATCTCTGCGCCGCGCTGCTTCGAGATCGAGGAGCGGCTCCGGAAGGAGCTCGAGGTTCCGGTCTTCCACGACGATCAGCACGGCACCGCCGTCGTGGTGCTCGCGGCCCTCATGAACGCGGCGCGGATCGTCAGGAAGGAACTGCGCCGGCTCAGGGTGGTGGTCACGGGCGTGGGGGCGGCCGGGACCGCGACGATCAAGCTCCTCCTCTCGGTCGGCATCAGACAGATCGTCGGGGTGGACGAGCACGGCACGCTCTTCCGCGGGCGCACCGTGGGCATGGACTTCATGAAGCGCTGGGTCGCGCAGGCCACCAACCCCCGGAACCTCAAGGGGCGGCTCGGCGACGCCGTCGAGGGGGCTGACGTCTTCATCGGCCTCTCGGTCCCCGGGGTCCTCACCGTGAGGGACGTCAAGAAGATGGCCCGGGACCCGATCGTTTTCGCCATGGCCAACCCGGTCCCGGAGATCCAGCCCGAGGAGGCCGGGCGCCACGTCGCGGTGATGGCGACGGGTCGCTCCGATTATCCGAACCAGATCAACAACGTGCTCTGTTTCCCCGGCTTCTTCCGGGGCTTGCTGGACTGCCGGGCCCGCACGGTGAACGACGAGATGAAGATCGCCGCTGCCCGGGCCCTGGCCGGCTGTGTGCGGCCGAGCGAGCGCTCGCCCGAGTACATCATCCCGAGCGTCTTCAACAAGGCGGTGGCGCCCGCCATCGCTCTCGAGGTGACCCGGGCCGCGGAGCGGACCGGCGTGGCCCGCCGCGTGCGGCGCTTCGAGGTCCCCTCGCGCTTTTAG
- the nth gene encoding endonuclease III has protein sequence MAESLAARKARARKLIRILEREYPDARIALESSNPLELLVATILAAQCTDERVNRVTKSLFKKYRNAADYAGADPLTLEAEIHSTGFYKAKARAIVGMARELVSTHRGRVPRTLEELVALPGVGRKTANVVLGNAFGQQAIAVDTHVFRVSQRLGLARSNDPEVVHDQLCRVVPEARWTGFSHLLTTHGRRVCMARAPACPACPVRALCPWPGKTGKTCSTTQDLGKLTIRVRSVTL, from the coding sequence ATGGCGGAGTCGCTGGCGGCGAGGAAGGCGCGGGCGCGGAAGCTGATCCGGATTCTGGAGCGCGAGTACCCGGACGCCCGGATCGCGCTGGAGTCCTCGAACCCCCTCGAGCTCCTGGTGGCGACGATCCTCGCCGCCCAGTGCACCGACGAGCGCGTCAACCGGGTGACCAAGTCCCTGTTCAAGAAGTACCGGAACGCGGCGGACTACGCCGGGGCCGACCCGCTCACGCTCGAGGCGGAGATTCACTCCACGGGTTTCTACAAGGCCAAGGCCCGCGCCATCGTCGGCATGGCCCGCGAGCTGGTTTCGACGCACCGGGGGCGAGTGCCCCGAACGCTCGAGGAGCTGGTCGCGCTCCCGGGGGTCGGCCGCAAGACCGCCAACGTCGTCTTGGGCAACGCCTTCGGTCAGCAGGCCATCGCCGTGGACACCCATGTGTTTCGCGTTTCCCAGCGCCTCGGGCTGGCCAGGTCCAACGACCCTGAGGTCGTGCACGACCAGCTGTGCCGGGTGGTCCCGGAGGCCAGGTGGACGGGCTTCTCGCACCTGCTCACTACCCACGGGCGCCGGGTGTGTATGGCCCGGGCCCCGGCCTGCCCCGCCTGCCCTGTCCGCGCCCTCTGCCCCTGGCCCGGCAAGACTGGCAAGACCTGCAGCACTACCCAAGACCTGGGAAAGTTGACTATCCGCGTCCGGTCGGTTACACTCTGA
- a CDS encoding N-acetyl-gamma-glutamyl-phosphate reductase, with protein MVRVAVAGASGYMGAELLRLLLVHPNVELVGVTSERLSGERLDAVFPHLRGLADLAFQQLEPARLADEADLVFLALPHMESQKAVPVLRRKGRKVIDLSADYRLKDAGAYTVWYKTPHTDPEGLAEAVYGLPELHRKAIAGAGLVASPGCYPAGAVLAIAPLLKVGLARSDGIVIDAKSGVTGVGAQGRAVDPRYLYSEFNENFWAYGVTTHRHTPEIEQELSGLGGVPLMVAFTPHLTPLNRGLYTTAYVRLAKAATTGELLTCYRDFYAGEPFVRVLPEETLPTTRAVLGSNFCDVAVVADRRTQRAICLSALDNLGKGGAANGVQNLNILFGWDERTGLDAPPVYP; from the coding sequence ATGGTCAGGGTCGCGGTCGCTGGGGCCAGCGGGTACATGGGGGCGGAGCTGCTCCGCCTGCTCCTGGTCCACCCCAATGTCGAGCTCGTCGGGGTCACGTCGGAGCGGCTATCCGGGGAGCGCCTCGACGCGGTCTTCCCTCACCTACGGGGCCTCGCCGACCTCGCCTTCCAGCAGCTCGAGCCCGCGCGGCTCGCCGATGAGGCCGACCTGGTCTTCCTCGCGCTGCCCCACATGGAGTCGCAGAAGGCGGTGCCGGTGCTCCGCCGGAAAGGCCGGAAGGTCATCGACCTCTCCGCCGACTATCGCCTGAAGGATGCCGGCGCCTACACCGTCTGGTACAAGACTCCCCACACCGATCCCGAAGGGCTGGCCGAGGCCGTCTACGGGCTTCCCGAGCTTCACCGGAAAGCCATCGCGGGGGCCGGCCTGGTGGCCTCCCCCGGCTGCTATCCCGCCGGGGCCGTGCTGGCCATCGCACCCCTCCTGAAGGTTGGGTTGGCGCGCTCCGACGGCATCGTGATCGATGCGAAGTCGGGCGTCACGGGAGTGGGGGCTCAGGGGCGCGCCGTGGACCCGCGCTACCTCTACAGCGAGTTCAACGAGAACTTCTGGGCCTACGGGGTCACCACCCACCGCCATACCCCGGAGATCGAGCAGGAACTCTCGGGCCTGGGCGGCGTGCCGCTGATGGTCGCCTTCACCCCCCACCTGACGCCCCTGAACCGGGGGCTCTACACCACCGCGTACGTGCGGCTCGCCAAAGCCGCGACCACAGGGGAGCTTCTCACCTGCTACCGTGACTTCTACGCGGGCGAGCCCTTCGTCCGTGTGCTGCCGGAGGAGACGCTTCCGACCACGCGGGCCGTACTCGGCTCCAACTTCTGCGACGTCGCGGTGGTCGCCGATCGTCGGACCCAGCGGGCGATCTGCCTCTCGGCCCTCGACAACCTGGGCAAGGGCGGGGCCGCCAACGGTGTGCAGAACCTCAACATCCTCTTCGGGTGGGACGAGCGCACGGGGCTGGACGCGCCGCCGGTGTACCCCTAG
- a CDS encoding pyridoxal phosphate-dependent aminotransferase produces the protein MEPVPPRIARRLQQIEPFLAVEVAERAQQLERSGADVIHLEFGEPDFETPPVIQEAAQRAIKDGRTKYTHSQGILPLREAIAEHYRTRYRVDVSPDQILVTAGTSPAMLLLFEVLLEPGDQVILSDPHYACYPNFIRCAEGEPVYVNVDEDDGFQYRTEAIGERLSPRVKAIMVNSPANPTGTVLSPDRMARVAELGPWVVSDEIYHGLTYVGPEHSILEFTDHAFVLNGFSKTFAMTGWRLGYLIAPKPFVRTLQKAHQNFFISTNEFVQWAGVAALKEAAEDAARFRAIFDERRRAMIAGLREIGLGVGWEPTGAFYVLANAKRFTGNSYEFAFQILERVHVGVTPGIDFGRNAEGYLRFSFANSLSRIREGLERIGRFLAGVGR, from the coding sequence ATGGAGCCCGTTCCTCCCCGCATCGCCCGCCGCCTCCAGCAGATCGAGCCGTTCCTGGCCGTCGAGGTGGCCGAGCGGGCACAGCAGCTCGAGCGGAGCGGCGCCGACGTGATCCACCTGGAGTTCGGCGAGCCCGACTTCGAGACGCCACCGGTGATCCAGGAAGCGGCCCAGCGGGCGATCAAGGACGGACGGACCAAGTACACCCACAGCCAGGGCATCCTGCCGCTGCGGGAGGCGATCGCGGAGCACTACCGGACGCGCTACCGTGTCGACGTCTCGCCCGACCAGATCCTGGTGACCGCCGGGACGTCCCCGGCCATGCTGCTCCTGTTCGAGGTCCTCCTGGAGCCCGGGGACCAGGTGATCCTCTCGGACCCGCACTACGCCTGCTACCCCAACTTCATCCGCTGCGCGGAGGGCGAGCCGGTCTACGTCAACGTGGACGAGGACGACGGGTTCCAGTACCGCACCGAAGCCATCGGCGAGCGGCTCTCCCCGCGCGTGAAGGCGATCATGGTCAACTCCCCGGCCAACCCCACGGGAACCGTGCTGTCGCCCGATCGCATGGCCCGGGTGGCCGAGCTGGGGCCGTGGGTCGTCTCCGACGAGATCTATCACGGGCTGACGTACGTGGGGCCGGAGCACTCGATCCTCGAGTTCACCGATCACGCCTTCGTGCTCAACGGGTTCTCCAAGACCTTCGCCATGACCGGGTGGCGGCTCGGCTACCTGATCGCGCCCAAGCCCTTCGTCCGGACGCTCCAGAAGGCGCACCAGAACTTCTTCATCTCCACCAACGAGTTCGTGCAGTGGGCCGGCGTGGCGGCGCTCAAGGAGGCCGCGGAGGACGCGGCGCGCTTCCGGGCGATCTTCGACGAGCGCCGCCGCGCGATGATCGCCGGCCTGCGCGAGATCGGACTGGGCGTGGGGTGGGAGCCAACCGGCGCGTTCTACGTGCTGGCCAACGCCAAGCGGTTCACGGGCAACTCGTACGAGTTCGCCTTCCAGATCCTCGAGCGGGTGCACGTAGGCGTGACGCCCGGGATCGATTTCGGTCGGAACGCGGAGGGGTACCTCCGGTTCTCCTTCGCCAACTCGCTCTCGAGGATCCGCGAGGGCCTCGAGCGCATCGGCCGCTTCCTCGCCGGGGTCGGTCGCTGA